In one Gadus morhua chromosome 7, gadMor3.0, whole genome shotgun sequence genomic region, the following are encoded:
- the cfap298 gene encoding cilia- and flagella-associated protein 298 isoform X1, translated as MVQLHLKRGDESQFLLDTTADVSVESLVQQVAIVYNGRLKVERICSEMPELAEHGVTLPPNMQGLTEEQVVELKLKDEWEEKCIPSGGAVFSKDEIGRRNGHAPNDRMKEVLKKTMEEAKAIVSKKQAQAGVCVTAEMVKEALDQLRGAVMIVYPMGLPPHDPIRMELENNEDLSGMQASLQVVPEQECQLWWAAKELHREKKLQDYIGKNEKTKIVVKIQKRGQGAPAREPVVTDDQQKEMMMHYYRRQEELKKLEDADDDSHLDSDWSDRQALKRQFQGLNNIKWGPR; from the exons ATGGTGCAACTACACCTGAAGCGTGGCGACGAGAGCCAGTTTCTGCTGGACACCACCGCGGACGTCTCCGTGGAGAGCCTGGTCCAGCAAGTCGCAATCGTTTACAACGGGAGGCTCAAAGTGGAAAGGATATGCTCCG AGATGCCAGAGCTGGCTGAGCACGGGGTCACACTCCCTCCCAACATGCAGGGCCTGACGGAGGAACAGGTGGTGGAGCTGAAGCTGAAGGATGAATGGGAAGAGAAGTGTATTCCCAGCGGAGGAGCGGTGTTTAGCAAGGATGAGATCGGGAGAAGGAACGGACATG CACCAAACGACAGGATGAAAGAAGTGCTGAAGAAAACGATGGAAGAGGCAAAGGCAATAGTCTCCAAA AAACAAGCGCAGGCCGGTGTTTGCGTTACCGCTGAGATGGTGAAGGAAGCCCTAGATCAGCTGAGGGGCGCGGTCATGATCGTGTACCCCATGGGGCTTCCTCCTCACGACCCAATCAGGATGGAGCTGGAGAACAACGAAGACCTCTCAGGAATGCAG GCCTCTCTGCAGGTGGTCCCGGAGCAGGAGTGCCAGCTGTGGTGGGCTGCCAAGGAGCTGCACAGGGAGAAGAAACTACAGGACTACATCGGCAAAAACGAGAAGACCAAGATCGTAGTCAAAATTCAAAAG AGAGGCCAGGGGGCGCCAGCGAGAGAGCCTGTCGTCACAGATGACCAACAGAAGGAAATGATGATGCACTACTACAGAAGACAGGAGGAGTTGAAG AAACTGGAGGATGCAGACGATGACAGCCACCTGGACTCTGATTGGTCGGACAGACAGGCCCTGAAGAGGCAATTTCAAGGCCTCAACAACATCAAATGGGGTCCGAGATAG
- the haus1 gene encoding HAUS augmin-like complex subunit 1 — MCEKMRKVQTWLSTAMGEQPIPQFEVNTRTVDILYQLAVASEVRCKDTSLLIDDFKQKGSEYDADSIHLQEVLLQGVGLSCGGLSKPAGDYMSALVDNAMVLGVRDTSLGSFVPAVNKLTNDVLEAEKSDERLDQEMKALRKKLGATLVLRKNLQEDINKTVKDQAVGGAQAEERLLNMDFVKTKSRELINRRKIAEDQISSRNMNKKFSHQALMEIFEEVNTLRHEIIPLTKKLEPYLDLSPSPSLAQVKVEEAKRELAAIDAKLEVNMDFMQK; from the exons ATGTGTGAAAAAATGAGGAAG GTACAGACATGGCTCAGTACAGCGATGGGTGAGCAGCCAATTCCACAGTTTGAAGTGAATACTAGGACGGTGGATATACTTTACCAGTTGGCAGTGGCTAGTGAGGTGCGATGCAAGGACACGAGTCTCCTTATAGATGATTTCAAACAGAAAGGCTCAGAGTATGATGCAGATA GCATTCATCTGCAAGAAGTACTTCTGCAAGGCGTTGGTCTGTCATGTGGGGGCTTATCAAAGCCTGCAGGGGACTATATGTCTGCTCTTGTGGATAATGCCATGGTGCTCGGGGTTAGAGACACATCACTGGGcag CTTTGTTCCGGCGGTGAATAAGCTGACAAATGACGTTTTGGAAGCGGAGAAATCAGACGAAAGACTTGACCAGGAGATGAAGGCCCTTCGGAAGAAGTTGGGGGCCACTCTGGTTCTGCGGAAGAACTTACAAGA GGACATCAACAAAACGGTGAAGGACCAGGCAGTGGGTGGGGCTCAGGCAGAGGAGAGGCTACTAAATATGGATTTTGTTAAAACAAAGTCCAGAGAGCTCATCAATCGGAGAAAGATAGCAGAG GATCAGATATCCTCCAGGAACATGAACAAGAAGTTTTCTCATCAGGCATTGATGGAAATATTTGAG GAGGTCAACACTCTGAGACATGAAATAATCCCTTTGACAAAGAAACTGGAGCCCTACCTGGACTTAAGCCCA AGTCCATCTCTTGCTCAAGTGAAAGTGGAAGAAGCAAAAAGGGAATTG GCTGCCATTGATGCTAAGCTTGAGGTCAACATGGACttcatgcaaaaataa
- the cfap298 gene encoding cilia- and flagella-associated protein 298 isoform X2: MNGKRSVFPAEERCLARMRSGEGTDMKQAQAGVCVTAEMVKEALDQLRGAVMIVYPMGLPPHDPIRMELENNEDLSGMQASLQVVPEQECQLWWAAKELHREKKLQDYIGKNEKTKIVVKIQKRGQGAPAREPVVTDDQQKEMMMHYYRRQEELKKLEDADDDSHLDSDWSDRQALKRQFQGLNNIKWGPR; the protein is encoded by the exons ATGAATGGGAAGAGAAGTGTATTCCCAGCGGAGGAGCGGTGTTTAGCAAGGATGAGATCGGGAGAAGGAACGGACATG AAACAAGCGCAGGCCGGTGTTTGCGTTACCGCTGAGATGGTGAAGGAAGCCCTAGATCAGCTGAGGGGCGCGGTCATGATCGTGTACCCCATGGGGCTTCCTCCTCACGACCCAATCAGGATGGAGCTGGAGAACAACGAAGACCTCTCAGGAATGCAG GCCTCTCTGCAGGTGGTCCCGGAGCAGGAGTGCCAGCTGTGGTGGGCTGCCAAGGAGCTGCACAGGGAGAAGAAACTACAGGACTACATCGGCAAAAACGAGAAGACCAAGATCGTAGTCAAAATTCAAAAG AGAGGCCAGGGGGCGCCAGCGAGAGAGCCTGTCGTCACAGATGACCAACAGAAGGAAATGATGATGCACTACTACAGAAGACAGGAGGAGTTGAAG AAACTGGAGGATGCAGACGATGACAGCCACCTGGACTCTGATTGGTCGGACAGACAGGCCCTGAAGAGGCAATTTCAAGGCCTCAACAACATCAAATGGGGTCCGAGATAG
- the eva1c gene encoding protein eva-1 homolog C isoform X2, whose protein sequence is MQTMKWIRIHGLEWSSLILLLWTTRMQGLADFSNYLSRIITSQHALACDGQPLRLHCPRHSTISVHSAFYGSGDDDARLCGSGSAEAANSSCSALTTLQKLMSVCQSQRQCSLPVTPLLFGRDPCPGTRKYLTVVYKCKPTEHKRLVVCEGERLRLRCKPPRVLTIYAAVYGGGPAPAADTCPPQLTANTTSPPQFESCLNHEAVHTVSQSCYGKQRCTVTVDNHTFRDPCMPDTRKQLTVLYACAPPVDVVSPVPEGIGLPMYPGAMMSNSLITYAYIREHPEMAALLFTCSVCVGLLLTLLAVSIRVSCRPGPIRCLARARSHAHHRRVEEKDEADDDGVDDDDDEEEEDGTSSSLISTKDRKSFKDWEEVTFVCEAAERAERMERREMVMQEIWMNSYMNGAPDV, encoded by the exons ATGCAAACCATGAAGTGGATACGAATCCATGGGCTCGAGTGGTCTAGTCTCATCTTGCTCCTGTGGACCACACGCATGCAGGGCCTGGCTGACTTTTCAA ACTACCTGTCGAGAATCATCACCAGCCAACACGCACTCGCGTGCGACGGACAGCCGCTGCGCCTGCACTGCCCGCGCCACTCCACCATCTCCGTGCATTCCGCCTTCTATGGAAGCGGTGACGACGACGCGCGGCTATGCGGCAGCGGCAGCGCAGAAGCGGCAAACAGCAGCTGTTCCGCTTTGACTACGCTACAG aAGCTGATGTCAGTGTGTCAGAGCCAAAGGCAGTGCTCGCTACCCGTCACCCCCTTGCTGTTTGGGAGGGACCCGTGTCCTGGCACCAGGAAATACCTCACCGTGGTGTACAAGTGTAAACCCA CGGAACACAAGAGGCTCGTGGTGTGTGAGGGCGAGAGGCTGAGGCTGCGCTGTAAGCCCCCCAGGGTGCTCACCATCTACGCAGCTGTCTACGGCGGGGGTCCGGCCCCGGCAGCAGACACCTGCCCCCCTCAGCTGACTGCCAACACCACCAGCCCGCCGCAGTTTG aGTCATGTTTGAACCATGAAGCTGTACACACAGTGTCCCAGTCCTGCTACGGTAAACAGAGATGCACCGTAACTGTTGACAACCACACCTTCAGGGACCCCTGTATGCCAGATACCAGGAAGCAACTTACCGTCCTCTACGCTTGcg CTCCACCTGTGGATGTGGTGTCCCCTGTCCCAGAAGGTATCGGTCTGCCCATGTACCCTGGAGCGATGATGAGCAACTCACTCATTACCTACGCCTACATCAGAG AGCACCCTGAGATGGCAGCGCTGCTCTTCacctgcagcgtgtgtgtgggcctgctgCTCACCCTATTGGCCGTCTCCATCCGTGTCAGCTGCAGGCCAgggccaatcagatgcctcgcCAGGGCCCGGAGCCACGCCCACCATCGcagagtggaggagaaggacgagGCTGATGACGATGGCgtagacgacgacgacgacgaagaggaggaagatggaaCATCCAGTTCCTTGATCTCGACCAAAGACAGGAAGTCCTTCAAGGACTGGGAGGAAGTGACGTTTGTGTGCGAGGCGGCGGAGCGGgcggagaggatggagaggagagagatggtcaTGCAGGAGATATGGATGAACTCGTACATGAACGGAGCCCCCGACGTCTAG
- the eva1c gene encoding protein eva-1 homolog C isoform X3, producing MQTMKWIRIHGLEWSSLILLLWTTRMQGLADFSNYLSRIITSQHALACDGQPLRLHCPRHSTISVHSAFYGSGDDDARLCGSGSAEAANSSCSALTTLQKLMSVCQSQRQCSLPVTPLLFGRDPCPGTRKYLTVVYKCKPTEHKRLVVCEGERLRLRCKPPRVLTIYAAVYGGGPAPAADTCPPQLTANTTSPPQFAPPVDVVSPVPEGIGLPMYPGAMMSNSLITYAYIREHPEMAALLFTCSVCVGLLLTLLAVSIRVSCRPGPIRCLARARSHAHHRRVEEKDEADDDGVDDDDDEEEEDGTSSSLISTKDRKSFKDWEEVTFVCEAAERAERMERREMVMQEIWMNSYMNGAPDV from the exons ATGCAAACCATGAAGTGGATACGAATCCATGGGCTCGAGTGGTCTAGTCTCATCTTGCTCCTGTGGACCACACGCATGCAGGGCCTGGCTGACTTTTCAA ACTACCTGTCGAGAATCATCACCAGCCAACACGCACTCGCGTGCGACGGACAGCCGCTGCGCCTGCACTGCCCGCGCCACTCCACCATCTCCGTGCATTCCGCCTTCTATGGAAGCGGTGACGACGACGCGCGGCTATGCGGCAGCGGCAGCGCAGAAGCGGCAAACAGCAGCTGTTCCGCTTTGACTACGCTACAG aAGCTGATGTCAGTGTGTCAGAGCCAAAGGCAGTGCTCGCTACCCGTCACCCCCTTGCTGTTTGGGAGGGACCCGTGTCCTGGCACCAGGAAATACCTCACCGTGGTGTACAAGTGTAAACCCA CGGAACACAAGAGGCTCGTGGTGTGTGAGGGCGAGAGGCTGAGGCTGCGCTGTAAGCCCCCCAGGGTGCTCACCATCTACGCAGCTGTCTACGGCGGGGGTCCGGCCCCGGCAGCAGACACCTGCCCCCCTCAGCTGACTGCCAACACCACCAGCCCGCCGCAGTTTG CTCCACCTGTGGATGTGGTGTCCCCTGTCCCAGAAGGTATCGGTCTGCCCATGTACCCTGGAGCGATGATGAGCAACTCACTCATTACCTACGCCTACATCAGAG AGCACCCTGAGATGGCAGCGCTGCTCTTCacctgcagcgtgtgtgtgggcctgctgCTCACCCTATTGGCCGTCTCCATCCGTGTCAGCTGCAGGCCAgggccaatcagatgcctcgcCAGGGCCCGGAGCCACGCCCACCATCGcagagtggaggagaaggacgagGCTGATGACGATGGCgtagacgacgacgacgacgaagaggaggaagatggaaCATCCAGTTCCTTGATCTCGACCAAAGACAGGAAGTCCTTCAAGGACTGGGAGGAAGTGACGTTTGTGTGCGAGGCGGCGGAGCGGgcggagaggatggagaggagagagatggtcaTGCAGGAGATATGGATGAACTCGTACATGAACGGAGCCCCCGACGTCTAG
- the eva1c gene encoding protein eva-1 homolog C isoform X1, with protein sequence MQTMKWIRIHGLEWSSLILLLWTTRMQGLADFSNYLSRIITSQHALACDGQPLRLHCPRHSTISVHSAFYGSGDDDARLCGSGSAEAANSSCSALTTLQKLMSVCQSQRQCSLPVTPLLFGRDPCPGTRKYLTVVYKCKPTEHKRLVVCEGERLRLRCKPPRVLTIYAAVYGGGPAPAADTCPPQLTANTTSPPQFESCLNHEAVHTVSQSCYGKQRCTVTVDNHTFRDPCMPDTRKQLTVLYACVPETLLRAADPDLASLLPPLDLENAPPVDVVSPVPEGIGLPMYPGAMMSNSLITYAYIREHPEMAALLFTCSVCVGLLLTLLAVSIRVSCRPGPIRCLARARSHAHHRRVEEKDEADDDGVDDDDDEEEEDGTSSSLISTKDRKSFKDWEEVTFVCEAAERAERMERREMVMQEIWMNSYMNGAPDV encoded by the exons ATGCAAACCATGAAGTGGATACGAATCCATGGGCTCGAGTGGTCTAGTCTCATCTTGCTCCTGTGGACCACACGCATGCAGGGCCTGGCTGACTTTTCAA ACTACCTGTCGAGAATCATCACCAGCCAACACGCACTCGCGTGCGACGGACAGCCGCTGCGCCTGCACTGCCCGCGCCACTCCACCATCTCCGTGCATTCCGCCTTCTATGGAAGCGGTGACGACGACGCGCGGCTATGCGGCAGCGGCAGCGCAGAAGCGGCAAACAGCAGCTGTTCCGCTTTGACTACGCTACAG aAGCTGATGTCAGTGTGTCAGAGCCAAAGGCAGTGCTCGCTACCCGTCACCCCCTTGCTGTTTGGGAGGGACCCGTGTCCTGGCACCAGGAAATACCTCACCGTGGTGTACAAGTGTAAACCCA CGGAACACAAGAGGCTCGTGGTGTGTGAGGGCGAGAGGCTGAGGCTGCGCTGTAAGCCCCCCAGGGTGCTCACCATCTACGCAGCTGTCTACGGCGGGGGTCCGGCCCCGGCAGCAGACACCTGCCCCCCTCAGCTGACTGCCAACACCACCAGCCCGCCGCAGTTTG aGTCATGTTTGAACCATGAAGCTGTACACACAGTGTCCCAGTCCTGCTACGGTAAACAGAGATGCACCGTAACTGTTGACAACCACACCTTCAGGGACCCCTGTATGCCAGATACCAGGAAGCAACTTACCGTCCTCTACGCTTGcg TACCGGAGACCTTGCTCAGAGCTGCAGACCCTGACTTGGCCTCATTGTTACCTCCACTGGATCTGGAGAATG CTCCACCTGTGGATGTGGTGTCCCCTGTCCCAGAAGGTATCGGTCTGCCCATGTACCCTGGAGCGATGATGAGCAACTCACTCATTACCTACGCCTACATCAGAG AGCACCCTGAGATGGCAGCGCTGCTCTTCacctgcagcgtgtgtgtgggcctgctgCTCACCCTATTGGCCGTCTCCATCCGTGTCAGCTGCAGGCCAgggccaatcagatgcctcgcCAGGGCCCGGAGCCACGCCCACCATCGcagagtggaggagaaggacgagGCTGATGACGATGGCgtagacgacgacgacgacgaagaggaggaagatggaaCATCCAGTTCCTTGATCTCGACCAAAGACAGGAAGTCCTTCAAGGACTGGGAGGAAGTGACGTTTGTGTGCGAGGCGGCGGAGCGGgcggagaggatggagaggagagagatggtcaTGCAGGAGATATGGATGAACTCGTACATGAACGGAGCCCCCGACGTCTAG